From a single Phocoena sinus isolate mPhoSin1 chromosome 1, mPhoSin1.pri, whole genome shotgun sequence genomic region:
- the FAM110D gene encoding protein FAM110D isoform X2, producing the protein MQRGRTPSAVERLEADKAKYVKTHQVIARRQEPALRGGPGPLTPHPCNELGPPPSPRTPRPARRGSGRRLPRPDSLIFYRQKRECKASVNKENAKGQGLVRRLFLGAPRDVASSSPGSTERPAAPGGWAAPQDAPDAAGKRALCPTCSLPLSEKERFFNYCGLERALVEVLGAERFSPQSWGADASPQPGTSPPPGSGDASDWTSSDGGAERRDRAECGGSEAAGSARDGRPQVSVVERNARVIQWLYGCQRARGPPRESEV; encoded by the exons ATGCAGAG GGGACGGACCCCCAGCGCTGTGGAGAGGCTGGAGGCCGACAAAGCCAAGTATGTCAAGACGCACCAGGTGATAGCGCGACGCCAGGAGCCAGCTCTGCGTGGGGGTCCCGGGCCGCTCACCCCGCACCCCTGCAACGAGCTGGGGCCCCCTCCATCGCCCAGGACGCCCAGACCTGCCCGCCGGGGCAGTGGCAGGCGGCTGCCAAGGCCTGATTCCCTCATATTCTACCGCCAGAAGCGCGAATGCAAGGCTTCAGTGAACAAAGAGAACGCCAAGGGCCAGGGGCTCGTGCGTCGCCTCTTCCTGGGCGCCCCCCGAGACGTCGCTTCAAGCAGCCCAGGCTCAACGGAGCGACCCGCGGCTCCTGGGGGTTGGGCCGCGCCCCAAGATGCCCCAGACGCAGCGGGAAAGCGGGCATTGTGCCCCACGTGCTCGCTGCCCCTGTCGGAGAAGGAGCGCTTCTTCAACTACTGCGGTCTGGAGCGCGCGCTGGTGGAGGTGCTGGGCGCCGAGCGCTTCTCTCCGCAGAGCTGGGGCGCCGACGCCAGCCCCCAGCCCGGAACGTCGCCGCCGCCCGGCTCTGGGGACGCCAGCGACTGGACGTCCAGCGACGGCGGCGCAGAACGCCGGGACCGTGCTGAGTGCGGCGGCTCGGAAGCGGCGGGCTCGGCGCGGGACGGGCGCCCCCAGGTGTCGGTGGTGGAGCGCAACGCGCGCGTCATCCAGTGGCTGTACGGCTGCCAGCGCGCCCGCGGCCCGCCGCGCGAGTCCGAGGTGTGA
- the ZNF593 gene encoding zinc finger protein 593, producing the protein MGRSRRTGAHRAHSLARQMKTKRRRPDLDEIHRDLRLQVAARPRPDPSAEPDPDLPGGGLHRCLACARYFIDSANLKTHFRSKDHKKRLKQLSVEPYSQEEAERAAGMGSYVPPQRLAVPTEVSTAVPEMDTST; encoded by the exons ATGGGTCGCTCCCGCCGGACGGGCGCGCACCGAGCGCACTCCCTGGCCCGCCAGATGAAGACGAAGCGGCGGCGGCCGGACCTGGATGAGATTCACCGCGATTTGCGGCTCCAGGTTGCCGCACGGCCCCGGCCAGACCCAAGCGCGGAACCCGATCCCGACCTGCCAGGGGGCGGCCTGCATCGCTGTCTGGCCTGCGC GAGGTACTTCATCGATTCTGCCAACCTGAAGACCCACTTCCGATCCAAAGACCACAAGAAAAG GCTGAAGCAGCTGAGTGTGGAGCCCTACAGTcaggaagaagcagagagggCAGCGGGTATGGGTTCCTATGTTCCTCCCCAAAGGCTGGCAGTGCCCACAGAAGTATCCACCGCGGTCCCTGAGATGGACACGTCTACCTGA
- the C1H1orf232 gene encoding uncharacterized protein C1orf232 homolog — MNQTFWKTYKSKVLQTLSGESEEDLAEEKENPALVESEAAEPAEEAFNPMSQLARRVQGVGVRGWLTMSSLFNKEDEDKLLPPEPCADHPLAAQPSSQAAAAETRGTGFWDAFASRWQQQQAAAASMLSGAEPTPDRDPEAGDEAAERPEPREADPAAGFKWGFLTHKLAEMRMKAAPKGD, encoded by the exons ATGAACCAAACCTTCTGGAAAACCTACAAGTCCAAAGTGCTACAGACCCTGAGTGGGGAATCTGAGGAGGACCTGGCAGAGGAG aaggagaacccAGCGTTAGTGGAGTCTGAGGCAGCAGAACCAGCTGAAGAGGCCTTCAATCCCATGTCACAGCTGGCCCGCCGG GTTCAGGGGGTTGGGGTGAGAGGCTGGCTGACAATGTCGTCTCTGTTTAACAAAGAAGACGAGGACAAGCTGCTGCCACCAGAGCCCTGTGCTGACCA CCCGCTGGCGGCGCAGCCCTCCTctcaggcggcggcggcggagacGCGCGGGACCGGGTTCTGGGACGCGTTCGCCAGCagatg gcagcagcagcaggcggCGGCAGCGTCCATGCTTAGCGGCGCGGAACCCACTCCGGATCGGGACCCTGAAGCCGGGGACGAGGCCGCCGAGCGCCCCGAGCCGCGGGAAGCCGATCCCGCAGCCGGCTTCAAGTGGGGCTTTCTCACCCACAAACTGGCCGAGATGAGGATGAAAGCTGCGCCCAAGGGCGACTAG
- the FAM110D gene encoding protein FAM110D isoform X1: protein MQRSQEAPANCSQLLNYLPTSSGLWGTVLPSSAKMLLASPSTPSRGRTPSAVERLEADKAKYVKTHQVIARRQEPALRGGPGPLTPHPCNELGPPPSPRTPRPARRGSGRRLPRPDSLIFYRQKRECKASVNKENAKGQGLVRRLFLGAPRDVASSSPGSTERPAAPGGWAAPQDAPDAAGKRALCPTCSLPLSEKERFFNYCGLERALVEVLGAERFSPQSWGADASPQPGTSPPPGSGDASDWTSSDGGAERRDRAECGGSEAAGSARDGRPQVSVVERNARVIQWLYGCQRARGPPRESEV, encoded by the exons ATGCAGAG GTCCCAGGAGGCCCCAGCCAATTGCTCTCAGCTCCTCAACTATCTGCCTACCTCCAGTGGCTTATGGGGCACTGTCCTGCCCAGTTCTGCTAAGATGCTCctggcctctccctccaccccatccaGGGGACGGACCCCCAGCGCTGTGGAGAGGCTGGAGGCCGACAAAGCCAAGTATGTCAAGACGCACCAGGTGATAGCGCGACGCCAGGAGCCAGCTCTGCGTGGGGGTCCCGGGCCGCTCACCCCGCACCCCTGCAACGAGCTGGGGCCCCCTCCATCGCCCAGGACGCCCAGACCTGCCCGCCGGGGCAGTGGCAGGCGGCTGCCAAGGCCTGATTCCCTCATATTCTACCGCCAGAAGCGCGAATGCAAGGCTTCAGTGAACAAAGAGAACGCCAAGGGCCAGGGGCTCGTGCGTCGCCTCTTCCTGGGCGCCCCCCGAGACGTCGCTTCAAGCAGCCCAGGCTCAACGGAGCGACCCGCGGCTCCTGGGGGTTGGGCCGCGCCCCAAGATGCCCCAGACGCAGCGGGAAAGCGGGCATTGTGCCCCACGTGCTCGCTGCCCCTGTCGGAGAAGGAGCGCTTCTTCAACTACTGCGGTCTGGAGCGCGCGCTGGTGGAGGTGCTGGGCGCCGAGCGCTTCTCTCCGCAGAGCTGGGGCGCCGACGCCAGCCCCCAGCCCGGAACGTCGCCGCCGCCCGGCTCTGGGGACGCCAGCGACTGGACGTCCAGCGACGGCGGCGCAGAACGCCGGGACCGTGCTGAGTGCGGCGGCTCGGAAGCGGCGGGCTCGGCGCGGGACGGGCGCCCCCAGGTGTCGGTGGTGGAGCGCAACGCGCGCGTCATCCAGTGGCTGTACGGCTGCCAGCGCGCCCGCGGCCCGCCGCGCGAGTCCGAGGTGTGA